In the Coraliomargarita sinensis genome, CGGCACGGCAACGGCAATCAAGGATGGGCGGAGCACGCGCCCTACGACGTCATACTCGTTACCTGCGCTCCGGCGACTGTGCCGGAAGCACTTACCGGACAACTTCGGGAAGGCGGACGTATGATTTTACCAGTCGGCGGATATCGGCAGCACCTTGTGATTTTAAGAAAATCCAAAGGCAAAATCGAACAGCAGGATGATTTACCCGTGCGCTTCGTGCCCATGGTGTAATCGGTTCGGAATCTGAAGAATAATCGTGAATTCCCGCGACGCCGCGCTAGTTTCCACACGATGTCGCTCATCCAGCAACAGAAGGAATTTCAAAGCTCACTTGCCGAGTGGTATGCTCAGGCCCAACGCCCCCTGCCCTGGCGGAAAAAGCCTTCCGTGTACCGCACGGTGGTTTCCGAGCTGATGGCCCAGCAAACGCAGATCAAAACTATGCTGCCTTACTTTGATCGGTGGATGCATCGCTTCCCGGACTTCAAAACTCTGGCCGCAGCCTCCGAAGAAGATGTGCTCAAGCATTGGGAAGGGCTCGGCTACTACAGTCGCGCCCGCAACCTGCACAAGCTGGCCAAGGCATACGTCGCTGCCAGCCCGAAGCCCAGAGCCCGTGAAGCCTGGCAGGCGCTCCCCGGCATCGGCCCCTACACTTCGGCCGCCATTGCCTCGATCGCCTTCCATGAACCGGTGGCAGTGGTCGATGGTAATGTTGTGCGCATCCTCGCCCGTCTGACCTGTGACACCCGAACGTTCAAAAGCAATGGCGAGGCAGTCAAAGCTTTCACCGCGCTCGCGGAGGATGTGGTGGCAGAGGAGAATCCCGGCGACCACAACCAGGCCATGATGGAACTCGGCGCGACAATTTGCCTGAAGCGCAAGCCGCTCTGCACCATCTGCCCAGTGGCCGGTTTTTGCCTGGGACGCACCAGTGCGGAACTCGATCAGATACCGAAAATTCAGCGCAAAGCCACGAAACGCATCACAGTCGAGCGCGCCTGGGCCCTGGAAGGCAACGCGATCCTCCTCCATCGCATCCCGGAAAGTGCGGGGCAGCTTGCCGGGCAATATGAACTGCCGAAACTGAAGGATTTACACCTGCCCACGCCCAAAACCAAACCACTTGCCATAAAGACGCGTTCCATCACGCATCGCCGCATCAAGGAACCCATCTTTGTCGTCAGCGCACCGAAGGCGCTGCCGGACGATCACTTTTGGATCAGATTCAATGATCTGGAAAACATCACCTTATCGGGACCACATCGCCGCTGGGTGGGCGAATTGACTAAGGTTGCGAATAAGCAGTCAACGTAACACTCACGCTAATGGGATCGACTTCCTGCGCGCCTCCTACACCTTCGATGATCACGTCGGATACTTTCGAGACCAAGCCCACCCCATCGACATACTTGTCCACCGTCGTCGAGGTGACGTTGTAATTATAGGTAAAGAAAACCACCCTAACGGATACCGTCGCAGTGAAAACTGAAGTCACCTCGATCGCCGTGCTCGGCTCGCTATCTCCGGGCAAGGTAAAGGAACTGATCCTGTGAGTAATCGTGTTGTCGACCGCACCGTAAAAACTATGGGTGTAATCGGCATCGACAGCCACGCCGGGCGTGAAATTATTTAAGAGCAAGGGCCACTTTGCGGCACTGGTTATTTGAAAAGGGCCGGCAGTGTAATTCGTTTCGGCACCTGATTCCGGATTCACGCCACCCAGTTGGTAGAGCCCCGCAGAGAAGTCGTTGAGGATGTATAAGGTCTGCTCCCAGGGGTCGACCGACGGATGGTCCTCGCTGCTGGCAACAACCTTAATGGCATCGTCGCCCTCATAGTTTTCCGTGCCTACTACGTTGTAAGTCGCGGTGAAGGGCACATCGTTCTCCCGGCTGTCAATGATCTGATATGTCCAACTGTTGCCGGTCGTACCATAACCGGCTCCCGCAACATCGATCGCGAAGGAGTCACGCTCCTCCACCACGAAAAACCTTTTTGATTGAACGGCTTCTTGCACCGAAAGCTCCGAACCATTCCCGGCAAACCAGGGGCCGACTTCTTCCCATTCTAGCAGAGGACGGGACAGATTATCACTGGCATACACCTGATACTGCTTGTCGGCAGTGGATGACCAACGGAGGGTCGTATTCCCACTGGCCACTTCGATAGATGGC is a window encoding:
- a CDS encoding A/G-specific adenine glycosylase; protein product: MSLIQQQKEFQSSLAEWYAQAQRPLPWRKKPSVYRTVVSELMAQQTQIKTMLPYFDRWMHRFPDFKTLAAASEEDVLKHWEGLGYYSRARNLHKLAKAYVAASPKPRAREAWQALPGIGPYTSAAIASIAFHEPVAVVDGNVVRILARLTCDTRTFKSNGEAVKAFTALAEDVVAEENPGDHNQAMMELGATICLKRKPLCTICPVAGFCLGRTSAELDQIPKIQRKATKRITVERAWALEGNAILLHRIPESAGQLAGQYELPKLKDLHLPTPKTKPLAIKTRSITHRRIKEPIFVVSAPKALPDDHFWIRFNDLENITLSGPHRRWVGELTKVANKQST